The proteins below are encoded in one region of Equus caballus isolate H_3958 breed thoroughbred chromosome 16, TB-T2T, whole genome shotgun sequence:
- the RASSF1 gene encoding ras association domain-containing protein 1 isoform X3, protein MGEADAGTPSFEMTWSSTTSSGYCSQEDSDSELEQYFTARTSLARRPRRDQDEPVEWETPDLSQAEIEQKIKEYNGQINSNLFMSLNKDGSYTGFIKVQLKLVRPVSVPSSKKPPSLQDARRGPGRGTAVRRRTSFYLPKDAVKHLHVLSRTRAREVIEALLRKFLVVDDPRKFALFERAERHGQVYLRKLSDDEQPLRLRLLAGPNEKALSFVLKENDSGEVNWDAFSMPELHNFLRILQREEEEHLRQILQKYSYCRQKIQEALHACPLG, encoded by the exons GCAGCCAGGAGGACTCGGACTCGGAGCTCGAGCAGTACTTCACGGCGCGTACCTCGCTGGCGCGGAGGCCGCGCCGGGACCAG GACGAGCCTGTGGAGTGGGAGACACCTGACCTTTCTCAGGCTGAGATTGAGCAGAAGATCAAGGAGTACAATGGCCAGATCAACAGCAACCTCTTCATGAGCCTG AACAAGGATGGCTCCTACACAGGCTTCATCAAGGTTCAACTGAAGCTAGTGCGCCCTGTCTCAGTGCCCTCCAGCAAGAAGCCACCCTCCTTGCAGGATGCCCGGCGGGGCCCAGGGCGTGGCACAGCTGTGAGGCGCCGCACTTCCTTCTACCTCCCCAAGGATGCTGTCAAGCACCTGCATGTGCTGTCACGCACACGGGCACGCGAGGTCATTGAGGCTCTGCTGCGCAAGTTCTTGGTGGTAGATGACCCCCGCAAGTTTGCACTCTTTGAGCGGGCTGAGCGCCATGGCCAAG TGTACCTCCGGAAGCTGTCTGATGATGAGCAGCCCCTGCGACTGCGGCTCCTTGCAGGGCCCAATGAGAAAGCCCTAAGCTTTGTCCTGAAGGAGAATGACTCTGGGGAGGTGAAC TGGGACGCCTTCAGCATGCCTGAACTACACAACTTCCTACGCATCCTGCAGCGGGAGGAAGAAGAACACCTCCGCCAGATCCTGCAGAAGTACTCCTATTGTCGCCAGAAGATCCAGGAGGCCCTGCATGCCTGCCCCCTGGGGTGA
- the RASSF1 gene encoding ras association domain-containing protein 1 isoform X4 has protein sequence MNLEKGDLGLYGKEALFWIDEPVEWETPDLSQAEIEQKIKEYNGQINSNLFMSLNKDGSYTGFIKVQLKLVRPVSVPSSKKPPSLQDARRGPGRGTAVRRRTSFYLPKDAVKHLHVLSRTRAREVIEALLRKFLVVDDPRKFALFERAERHGQVYLRKLSDDEQPLRLRLLAGPNEKALSFVLKENDSGEVNWDAFSMPELHNFLRILQREEEEHLRQILQKYSYCRQKIQEALHACPLG, from the exons ATGAACCTGGAGAAAGGGGATTTGGGACTGTATGGGAAGGAAGCCTTGTTTTGGATT GACGAGCCTGTGGAGTGGGAGACACCTGACCTTTCTCAGGCTGAGATTGAGCAGAAGATCAAGGAGTACAATGGCCAGATCAACAGCAACCTCTTCATGAGCCTG AACAAGGATGGCTCCTACACAGGCTTCATCAAGGTTCAACTGAAGCTAGTGCGCCCTGTCTCAGTGCCCTCCAGCAAGAAGCCACCCTCCTTGCAGGATGCCCGGCGGGGCCCAGGGCGTGGCACAGCTGTGAGGCGCCGCACTTCCTTCTACCTCCCCAAGGATGCTGTCAAGCACCTGCATGTGCTGTCACGCACACGGGCACGCGAGGTCATTGAGGCTCTGCTGCGCAAGTTCTTGGTGGTAGATGACCCCCGCAAGTTTGCACTCTTTGAGCGGGCTGAGCGCCATGGCCAAG TGTACCTCCGGAAGCTGTCTGATGATGAGCAGCCCCTGCGACTGCGGCTCCTTGCAGGGCCCAATGAGAAAGCCCTAAGCTTTGTCCTGAAGGAGAATGACTCTGGGGAGGTGAAC TGGGACGCCTTCAGCATGCCTGAACTACACAACTTCCTACGCATCCTGCAGCGGGAGGAAGAAGAACACCTCCGCCAGATCCTGCAGAAGTACTCCTATTGTCGCCAGAAGATCCAGGAGGCCCTGCATGCCTGCCCCCTGGGGTGA
- the RASSF1 gene encoding ras association domain-containing protein 1 isoform X5 → MSLNKDGSYTGFIKVQLKLVRPVSVPSSKKPPSLQDARRGPGRGTAVRRRTSFYLPKDAVKHLHVLSRTRAREVIEALLRKFLVVDDPRKFALFERAERHGQVYLRKLSDDEQPLRLRLLAGPNEKALSFVLKENDSGEVNWDAFSMPELHNFLRILQREEEEHLRQILQKYSYCRQKIQEALHACPLG, encoded by the exons ATGAGCCTG AACAAGGATGGCTCCTACACAGGCTTCATCAAGGTTCAACTGAAGCTAGTGCGCCCTGTCTCAGTGCCCTCCAGCAAGAAGCCACCCTCCTTGCAGGATGCCCGGCGGGGCCCAGGGCGTGGCACAGCTGTGAGGCGCCGCACTTCCTTCTACCTCCCCAAGGATGCTGTCAAGCACCTGCATGTGCTGTCACGCACACGGGCACGCGAGGTCATTGAGGCTCTGCTGCGCAAGTTCTTGGTGGTAGATGACCCCCGCAAGTTTGCACTCTTTGAGCGGGCTGAGCGCCATGGCCAAG TGTACCTCCGGAAGCTGTCTGATGATGAGCAGCCCCTGCGACTGCGGCTCCTTGCAGGGCCCAATGAGAAAGCCCTAAGCTTTGTCCTGAAGGAGAATGACTCTGGGGAGGTGAAC TGGGACGCCTTCAGCATGCCTGAACTACACAACTTCCTACGCATCCTGCAGCGGGAGGAAGAAGAACACCTCCGCCAGATCCTGCAGAAGTACTCCTATTGTCGCCAGAAGATCCAGGAGGCCCTGCATGCCTGCCCCCTGGGGTGA